The DNA sequence TCTTTTCGCTCTCAAACACGTCAGCGGTGCCGATGGACGGACACATAAAGGCCGACATAACGAGAATTCTTGTCTGGGGATACTTTGATAGAAATTCTTCTGCCAGTTCTTTGCCATTGAGGCCGGGCATCATCATATCGGTGAGCAGCATGTCAATATTTTCAGCGGAATTTTCCGCAATGGAAAGCGCCTCTTCACCGGTGGAGGCTGTCAAGGTGGAGCATCCCACGGAAGACAATGTTTTTTCCAGGGATGAAAGCACAAAGGAATCGTCATCGACAA is a window from the Pseudomonadota bacterium genome containing:
- a CDS encoding response regulator, whose product is MSNPYPKTVLVVDDDSFVLSSLEKTLSSVGCSTLTASTGEEALSIAENSAENIDMLLTDMMMPGLNGKELAEEFLSKYPQTRILVMSAFMCPSIGTADVFESEKIFIQKPFTPDSLLNKMKDVMKD